In Notamacropus eugenii isolate mMacEug1 chromosome 1, mMacEug1.pri_v2, whole genome shotgun sequence, one genomic interval encodes:
- the LOC140521605 gene encoding LOW QUALITY PROTEIN: uncharacterized protein (The sequence of the model RefSeq protein was modified relative to this genomic sequence to represent the inferred CDS: inserted 2 bases in 1 codon): MALGSCRPPPQELVTFQDVSVDFTPEEWDLLDHPQKKFCKAVMLENAHNLLSLGLPVPREYLVSYLEEREVPMMLEQEGLRTCCPEGMIGPGKRETTEKLSISVEEAQQENLMSAGHCDFIRSQICAAFQKVHPGDKLYGCHHCGKSMSQQSSPIYCQKIHTGENPHDLHECDVHFSELSSFRIHHMIDSERQSPECSQCGKDGSCTCSLAVHQSMETREELYKYDKHGKALLQSSNLTQHQKIHNGAKPYECNPCGNAFRFKGHVTLHQETHMEKVYECNQCGKAFTSGSNLAAHQRIHTGEKPYQCNQCGKAFRDSSNLAVHQRIHTAARAYECNQCGKAFRQNYLLVSHQRIHNRKKLFECSECAKAFRSSSSLDVHQRIHNGEKPHKCNQCGKAFRLNSLLAAHQRIHTGEKPYECNHCGKTYRSSSSLAAHQRIHTGEKPHECNECGKTFRYSCHLILHQRIHTGEKPHECNECGKAFRQNFQLTVHQRIHTGEKPHECNECGKAFRRRSKLILHQRIHTGEKPYQCNQCGKAFRDSSNLAVHQSIHTGKKPYECDQCGKAFRLKDLLDVHQRIHNGEKPHKCNQCGKAFSSSSSLGAHQSIHAGKKPYECNQCGKAFSRRSKLIVHERIHTGEKPYECNQCGKAFRRKYHLAVHQRIHTGETPYQCNQCGKAFRQNYQLTVHQRVHTGEKPYECNQCGKAFRENYQLTVHQRIHTGEKPYQCNQCGKAFRLNSVLRAHQTIHTGKKPYECDQCGKAFRENYQLTVHQSIHTGKKLFECNECAKAFRSSSSLDVHQRIHNGEKPHKCNQCGKAFRLNSLLAAHQKIHTGEKSYECNQCGKVFSSSPSLAVHRRIHTGEKPHECNECGKTFRYSCHLILHQRIHTGEKPYECDQCGKAFRLNCLLGAHQRIHTGEKPYKCNECGKTFRESTKLSLHQRIHTDVKPYQCNQCGKGFRRNSHLTLHQRIHTGEKPYECNQCGKAFSSSSSLAAHQSIHTGKKPXECDQCGKALRTRLPTCCT, from the exons GGCTTCCAGTTCCCAGAGAATATTTGGTTTCTTATTTGGAGGAAAGGGAGGTGCCAATGATGCTGGAACAAGAAGGCCTGAGGACCTGCTGTCCAG AAGGAATGATTGGACCTGGAAAGAGAGAGACTACTGAAAAGCTAAGTATTTCTGTGGAAGAAGCACAGCAAGAAAACCTCATGAGTGCTGGTCACTGTGACTTCATTAGGAGCCAAATCTGTGCTGCATTTCAGAAAGTTCACCCTGGAGATAAACTTTATGGTTGTCATCACTGTGGGAAAAGCATGAGCCAACAGTCCTCCCCGATTTACTGTcaaaaaattcatactggagagaaccCACATGATCTTCATGAATGTGATGTACATTTTAGTGAACTCTCCTCCTTCCGTATTCATCACATGATTGATAGTGAGAGGCAGTCTCCTGAATGCAGTCAGTGTGGAAAGGATGGGAGCTGCACCTGTagtcttgctgtacatcagagcaTGGAGACTAGAGaggaactttataaatatgataaacATGGAAAGGCATTGCTACAGAGCTCCAATCTTACTCAACATCAGAAAATCCACAATGGTgcgaaaccttatgaatgtaatccttgtggaaatgcattcagatTTAAAGGCCATGTTACTCTACATCAGGAAACCCATATGGAGAaagtttatgaatgtaatcaatgtggaaaggcattCACAAGCGGCTCCaatcttgctgcacatcagagaatccacactggagagaaaccttatcaatgtaatcaatgtggaaaggctttcagagacagctcaaatcttgctgtacatcagagaatccacactgcagCGAGagcttatgaatgtaatcagtgtggaaaggctttcagacaaAACTATCTACTTGtttcacatcagagaatccacaataGAAAGAAACTTTTTGAATGTAGTGAGTGTGCAAAAGCTTTCCGTTCTAGCTCCAGTCTTgatgtacatcagagaatccacaatgGTGAGAAGCCAcataaatgtaatcaatgtggaaaggctttcagactaAACTCCCtacttgctgcacatcagagaattcacactggggaAAAACCGTATGAGtgtaatcattgtggaaagaCTTACAGATCTAGCTCCAGTCTTGCagcccatcagagaatccacactggagagaaacctcatgaatgcaatgaatgtggaaagactttcagatacAGCTGCCATCTTAtcctacatcagagaatccacactggagagaaacctcatgaatgcaatgaatgtggaaaggccttcagacAAAACTTCCAacttactgtacatcagagaatccacaccggagagaaacctcatgaatgcaatgaatgtggaaaggctttcagaaggaGGTCCAAACTTATTctgcatcagagaatccacactggagagaaaccttatcaatgtaatcaatgtggaaaggctttcagggACAGCTCAaatcttgctgtacatcagagtatccacactggaaagaaaccctatgaatgtgatcaatgtggaaaggctttcagactaAAAGATCTACTTgatgtacatcagagaatccacaatgGTGAGAAGCCAcataaatgtaatcaatgtggaaaggctttcagttcTAGCTCCAGTCTTGGTGCACATCAGAGTATCCACgctggaaagaaaccttatgaatgtaatcaatgtggaaaagctttcagtaGGAGGTCCAAACTTATTGTGCatgagagaatccacactggagagaaaccatatgaatgtaatcaatgtggaaaggctttcagaagaaaGTACCATCTTGCTGtacaccagagaatccacactggagagacaCCTTatcaatgtaatcaatgtggaaaggctttcagacaaAACTACCAacttactgtacatcagagagtccacactggagagaaaccatatgaatgtaatcaatgtggaaaggctttcagagaaaACTACCAacttactgtacatcagagaatccacactggagagaaaccttatcaatgtaatcaatgtggaaaggctttcagactaAACTCTGTGCTTCGTGCACATCAGACAATCCACACTGGAAAAAAACCctatgaatgtgatcaatgtggaaaggctttcagagaaaACTACCAACTTACTGTACATCAGAGTATCCACACTGGAAAGAAACTTTTTGAATGTAATGAGTGTGCAAAAGCTTTCCGTTCTAGCTCCAGTCTTgatgtacatcagagaatccacaatgGTGAGAAGCCAcataaatgtaatcaatgtggaaaggctttcagactaAACTCCCTACTTGCTGCACATCAGAAAATTCACACTGGGGAAAAATCATATgagtgtaatcaatgtggaaaggtttTCAGTTCTAGCCCCAGTCTTGCTGTGCATcggagaatccacactggagagaaacctcatgaatgcaatgaatgtggaaagactttcagatacAGCTGCCATCTTAtcctacatcagagaatccacactggagagaaaccatatgaatgtgatcaatgtggaaaggctttcagactaAACTGTCTACTTggtgcacatcagagaatccacactggagagaaaccttataaatgtaatgaatgtggaaagactttcagagagAGCACCAAACTTAgtctacatcagagaatccacactgatgtgaaaccttatcaatgtaatcagtgtggaaaaggTTTCAGACGAAACTCCCACCTTACTTtacaccagagaatccacactggagagaaaccttatgaatgtaatcaatgtggaaaggctttcagttcTAGCTCcagtcttgctgcacatcagagtatccacactggaaagaaacc tgaatgtgatcagtgtggaaaggctctCAGAACCAGACTTCCTACTTGCTGCACATAA